The sequence TTTTTAGTTAAGACTGACAACTAATTGCACGTCATTACATAACATCTCCATCTTGCCAAATCCAACCCATAAAAAATGACTCACTACATAACATGCTCATCTTGCCACATCTAGCTAAATATATAGAAGAGAGTAATTAACTCACGCATAACTAGACAGGGTCCCTTGATAAGTTTCTTTAACACCTCGTGATTTTGCCCAATGTTTAACAATAAAGGCCAATTGTCGCAATCTAATATCTATCTTCGAGTAATCACGAAGAAGCTTTGTATTTATAACAGCAAGCAAGTTATTTACACAAATATCACAAGAGATTCCAGTCACCGGGTCCATAAGCTTCACTATGGGAACCCTGGCACGAATAAGCGCCTGTGAAATAACACAATCAAAATGTTAAAAAAGAGCCAATCGATCGTATTAAAAGAACTGAAGATGACAAAATATGCACCTGGACATTTTCAAGGTTTTCTGACTTCAATATGTCGGCAAGCTTTAACAAGATCTCTGCTTTATCGATGTCTGTATCTCCCATAGCAAGACAAACATCAATGTCACTTTTACGAAATCCAAAAGAGTTTGCACATGATCCGTACAGAAACAATTTAGCTCCAGGCCACTCTCTAGTAACATGTTTGTCCAATAATGCCATAAGTTGTTTCTGCTTCTGCTTCTCTTCCTCTAGTGGTATCAAGGACTCGTAAATTGCAAGAAACTGAGCATTTAGCCTATTTATATCCCCCCGACATTGCATAAGACTTTTATTCATCCTCATTCTTTGGTTGAGTATCCATTCTCCTCTCTTATCCGATCTGTAATCCTGAATCACAGAAATCACAAAGTAAGCTAAAGCTAAGCTTGTGCTACTGTTTAGAAATGTTACATAAAACATGTAGAAAAGGATACGAATTTAAAAACGGGTTAATGCATTCAGTTAATTTTTAAGAAACAATGAAAGAGCCATACATTTGCATTTATTCTTAGTTAGCCAAAGATTACAGTAACGATAATGttgcttttatttattgttgttcatCAATATCAATACTCTGTATTACAAAAACATATAAAGCTCATAACCATTAACAAACTTCACCTTTTCACTTGCAAAATATATTCAAATGCTACTAATTAAGGTATTAGAAAAGAGTCACTTGAGTCATGAACCCTATATACCTCACTTAAACTTAGCAGTGTTCAGGGGACTCGCTAAACATAAATATCTACATACCTTCTTCTTAACATCTTTCTCATCTGATCCATCTTCAAGTAGTAAATTATCAACATGTTCCTCTAAATCATCCAATTCGGCCGTGTCAACACCATTGTTTCTCGATCTTTTATCATCCGTAGCATGTAATGCCATCATGGACTCCTCGATATCAGTGAGAGAAACCGAATGAAGATGACTTCCTCTCGATGGACCCGGGTCATCAAACTGATTAATAGTCCCTCTCAGTTCACCATGATGCAAACTCTCACCCGAAATCAAATTCGGCTCCGAACTCCTCTTCCCTATAGTCCTTGAATTACTAGCAAACCCTGGCGGCGGCATTCGGCTTACTTGCTGCTGTGACGCAAGTTCGTTTGATACATAATTACCCATTCCCAATTCTCTCCCTAGATTGTAATCCAAGTTTCCATTTTTTGATACTTTAGAGCTTTGAATTTCAGAATTAAAGGTACCAAAAACAACCTTATTATGTCTAtcttgttgctgttgttgctgttgttgctgctgttgCTGCTGTAGCAGTAGCTGTAGTTGTTGcaggttgttattgttgtgaaTCAGTCCAAGCTTTAATAGATCATCAGGCATGCCTTGATTACCCATCTGGTGTTGATTTTGCATGAGATTCAACGGCCAATTAGGGTTTTGGTTAAGATTAAGATTctgattagggttagggttttgagTAAGCCCTTGATTAAAGTAATTATGAGGTGGAAATAGCATATGTCCATGATCGGAAGTATGAGATGAGTATGACGGTGGCAGGAAGGGAATGGACCCAACGGCAGCGACGGCGGGATCGTGAGGGATTGACTgtgatggttgtggtggtggtAGTTGGGAATGAGAACGGGGGTGTTGTGGAGGATTTTTGAGTAACTGGAGAAGGAATTCGCCGCCGTTCattggtggttgtggtggtggacGGTCGCCGGTGCCGCCAGCCATGGTGGTTGTGAATGAGTTTGAAAATGTAAAGATGGATCGGGTGTAGACAGTTGAACTCAACTAAGTATAAGGGCATGTTTACTTTCATTACTTTTTAAAAGAGAGCTGAACGAAAACTTAGGACTTAAGGTGTTTGGTacgttaacttttttttttttaagttcatTAAATATCAAAAGAATTTGATCTTatgattttaataaaattaaagtaATACGTCTCATTTAATAGACATTATTAATGGTAAATAAAGTTTATGAAAATCATAAACTCTTAAAAAGTAAGCTTTTTAAAGTACCTTATGAAAAAAATAGAGTTTATTAATTGGAAAAGatttccagctagtttaccaaacacttctaaaaaataataagctctggTCATCAGCTTCAGAATAAGCTTAAGGTCTAGCTCTAACCCATAAGCTCCGGCAGTTCCAACTAGTTTCATCTAAACACACTcttaatacataaaaaaaaaagttaacaGTATGTGTGTTTTTACTCATATGTCATGCTACATAGGTTATTGCTTTAGTACCATGTTTAGATTTATCATTATGATATGAAATCTAAAAATTCACTTGGATTTATTATATACTCCTATAAATATTCaccttttatatttatttattttatttaaatttgatataagtatttatatttataaatagatGCATGAAACTTTAAGTTCTCTATAAAATTTAAACATAGTAATGTTGTAATAATCTGCATTGCTAGTTTAAAATGATGTTGTGCTTCCTACTTTTTACAAACAATAACATATGTATTTGGCCAAAATTTTGTAGTTGGCTGGAAAATTTGACCGAAAATTTTACTTGAAAGTTGGTCAGAATATTGGAGAAGATAACAATATGGCTGTCACTTCATTAGATTTGACGAGGTGAAGTCTATGTAGATGAACACTCGCTGCATATTACCTCGATTACAACTTTTCAATTTGAATTCTTTCTACAAAATCGGAATCTTTTAtaagtaatgataaaaatgataatctttttattgatatttattttttttacattttcaTTACTTTTTTGGTTATTGGACCTATTATTTACCGTGCTCAATTGTAGATCGGTTCATTAATGGTTCATGGTGATGGGTGTGGAATCGGGGTGATATTGGTGCTCACAATGAGTCTTATGTCAGTGACATTTGCTCAAAGATTGGTACTTCTGTTTCGGGCGTTGGAGAGATAAATGGTGTTGATCACTATCCAACAAGCTTGGATATTCAGTGAGCAAAACCAGGGACCACATTGATGACCATGTTCTTCCTTCATCATCTATTTACACTGTGTGTGACACcgctaaaaaaaaaatttatacgtggcggaagcatttatttataatTACCAAATACACTTTAACAGTGTCACGTGACAACAtaacaaaatacatgttttaaatggaagagacgtaattacattcgatttacaaaagaacacagttcatatgataaaagacttcatcagagttaaacactgtcaaacataacattatcatgcccgtcttctcccaaaagcaatatctacaaagctacaacctgcagggaggagatggaggggaattaacacgaagctaagtgagtacgactaactacaggcaatagtatacaggaaccgtcatactaatcatgtcacaaaatctaacacacaaacatcacccaagtgtcgtctacagagactctggcggctcagccaaaccattaaccaccagttgattggactggggcttaccataagttcctccaccaccgtgttgtatatatataatccacacgcgacggacgtgtcattcacacatatatgcaccacgattgtctaggctaccacatgaggaacccaacccgcaggttgatctctcctaccgaggctaccacacaatagggacgcactgggctccagcagacaagcatcaactaacatgcagtcatcacaactgaaatgccccgttcatatcgattataaacgattcacaatagttgatttcattacgaggtatttgacctctacatgata comes from Rutidosis leptorrhynchoides isolate AG116_Rl617_1_P2 chromosome 4, CSIRO_AGI_Rlap_v1, whole genome shotgun sequence and encodes:
- the LOC139844809 gene encoding UTP:RNA uridylyltransferase 1, coding for MAGGTGDRPPPQPPMNGGEFLLQLLKNPPQHPRSHSQLPPPQPSQSIPHDPAVAAVGSIPFLPPSYSSHTSDHGHMLFPPHNYFNQGLTQNPNPNQNLNLNQNPNWPLNLMQNQHQMGNQGMPDDLLKLGLIHNNNNLQQLQLLLQQQQQQQQQQQQQDRHNKVVFGTFNSEIQSSKVSKNGNLDYNLGRELGMGNYVSNELASQQQVSRMPPPGFASNSRTIGKRSSEPNLISGESLHHGELRGTINQFDDPGPSRGSHLHSVSLTDIEESMMALHATDDKRSRNNGVDTAELDDLEEHVDNLLLEDGSDEKDVKKKDYRSDKRGEWILNQRMRMNKSLMQCRGDINRLNAQFLAIYESLIPLEEEKQKQKQLMALLDKHVTREWPGAKLFLYGSCANSFGFRKSDIDVCLAMGDTDIDKAEILLKLADILKSENLENVQALIRARVPIVKLMDPVTGISCDICVNNLLAVINTKLLRDYSKIDIRLRQLAFIVKHWAKSRGVKETYQGTLSSYAYVLMCIYFLQRRTPSILPCLQGMATTYKVNVDDVECAYYDQVDKLQGFGSRNGESIAQLVWGFFNYWAYRHDYTNDVISIRTGNIVSKRAKDWTRRVGNDRHLICIEDPFEVTHDLGRVVDKRSIRVLREEFERAAGIMQHDPNPCVKLFEPYVAN